AAGAGGAGTTCAGTCTTGAATTACGTGCTCGCGATAGAGAACGTCGACTCATTAAGAAAATTGAAAAAACATTGAAGAAAATCGAAATAGATGATTTTGGTTTTTGTGAATCTTGTGGCGTTGAAATTGGTATTCGCCGTTTAGAAGCACGACCAACGGCTGATTTATGCATCGATTGTAAAACATTAGCTGAACTTCGTGAAAAACAAATGGGTATATAGTTCCATTTAATCTACAGGTTTACTTAATACGCCCATGCAATATATTGGTCGTTTTGCCCCCTCACCTTCAGGACCATTACATTTTGGTTCGTTGGTGACGGCTTTGGGCAGCTACTTACAGGCAAAATCATGTTTTGGTAAGTGGCTTGTTCGCATTGAAGATATTGACCCACCTAGAGAGGTTAAAGGGGCATCATCTCTCATTCTAAAAACGCTCGAAGCTCTTCATTTATATTGGGATGATGAGATTTTATATCAATCAAACTGTAGTGAGCGTTATCAAGCTGTCCTGCAATCGCTACTCAATAAACAACAAGCATATTATTGTAATTGCACAAGGCAACGAATTCACAATTTAGCAAATAAAATTTATGACGGTTTTTGCCGTAATCGACTATTGTCAGTTAAAGACAAAGATCAATTGGCTATTCGTATAAAACAAAATCATCCAGTTTTAACTTTTACTGACAAAATTCGAGGCGAACAAACTGCCCAACTAGCAGATGCCTTAGAAGATTTTATTATTCATCGCAAAAATGGTTTATTTGCTTATAATCTAGTAGTCGTACTTGATGATCATGAGCAAGGCATTACAGAAATAGTACGCGGTGCAGATCTTTTAACCGTCACAGTCAAACAAATTTCACTTTATCAGCTATTAGGTTTTTGCACACCGACGTATTGTCATTTACCATTAGTCTTAGATAAGAATGGTAATAAGCTTTCAAAACAAAATCATGCCTGCCCTATCGATTTAAACAATCTTAAAGCGTTAACGGTTCAAGCTTTGCAATTTTTAGGGCAAAAAGTGCCAAAAGATTGGCAAGATGCAACCCAACAACAACTTTTAGATTGGGCAATACAACATTGGCAACTCACAAATGTTCCTAAACAAAATATCCAATTAGCCACCAATATAGGATAAATTTGGTGTGATACCAACATGATGCTCATGTAGCAAATGCTTTTCTGGTTTGACCATTAATGAAGCAAAAATTCTGGTTTTTAATTGTGTTTTTTGCTCAGGGCTTACCAACAAATCACGTAAATCAACAGCTGCATCACCAAACAGGCAATAGTGTAATTTACCAACCGATGAAACTCGCAATCGATTACAACTTTTACAAAAATCTTTGGAATACGGCATAATTAGCCCAATTTTACCTTGGTAATCGTTATGTACATATACTTTGGCAGGTCCTGACAATGGCATTTTGGGCTGTAACTGCCAACCTTGAGCAATGAGTTGTGATTCAATTATGCTACCTGCTGTATGATATCGTTTAAACACATCATTACTATCGCCTGTTTCCATCAACTCAATAAAGCGCAACTCTACTGGACGATGTTTAATCCACAACAAGTAATCATCAAGATTATCATTCATATTTTTCATCAAAACGGTATTAATTTTGACCTTTTTTATACCAACTTCCAATGATTTTTCAACACATTGCATTAGCTCTTTGAGTTTATCTTGACCGGTAATTAATTTGAATAAGTGTGGAGATAGGCTATCAATACTGATATTAATCGCATTCAGTCCAGCTTGTTGCCAATGTGCAATATTTTTTAATAAACGCGATCCGTTGGTGGTAATTGCCAGCTCTTTAACACGAGAATAAGAAGAAATAATTGACAAAATATCAACAAAATCACGTCGTAATGTGGGTTCTCCACCAGTTAAACGAATTTTATGCACACCAAGTTCAGTGAAAGTAGATACAACATTATCAATTTCATTAAGCGAAAGAAACGTATGAGTTTTATTAGGTCGATAACCATTTGGTAAACAATACTGACACTGAAAATTACACAGCTCAGTAATCGATAAACGCAAATATTGAAATCGCCGTTGATAATTATCAACTAATTGCATATATATACTTTAAACACCTTATCCAAGTCGGGAAGCATAGCCATTTCTGCGCTATACCGCGGCTAATTGACCATATGAGTAACATTATCACTTAGGTAAAATAGCTTCAGAGTTTGGTTAAGTCTAGCACAGTCTTAATTTATTGACTATGAGCAATTATTTAATATCATCATAATAAAAATCAATTTGTTTTTTACCTAAGATTCGACTTTGTCATTATTATCCTCGGTATGAATAACCGTTATGTAGCTAGGAATAACAGTTGCTGTTCGATAAATATAAACCCATTTTTTTCCTGGTGGCTCGTCACTTAAAAATCGTTTTAGTAAAATATCATCTTCAGTATCATTATCCGATTGTTGATTTCTATAATAATCGGTAAACTCTTCATACAATTCTTCTTCATCTGTTAATGAACCACTATAGTTAGCTTTATATTGTTCATATAAAAAATTGAATTTATCAATAAAAAAATCACATTCTCTTTCGATTGCAAAATTTTTAGGATTAACATAGCCTAAAGTTGCAAAAATCTTATCAGCTACAGGCGATCCTGATTCCAATTGTTTAAATGAAGAATAATAAAAATGTACTGGTAAAAAAAATAACAATCCCACAGCTGCGCCAAAGAGAAGAGCAACGTTCTTGTAAGAATATGCTAAAATTAACATATATACGAAAATAAACGCACCAGTTATGCCGAAACTAGAAAAGATAATAATTGGTATTAACGATAGATATTTTTTCTTTTTTCTTTTAGCCAATTCAGTCCCCATCGTTGCGTAAGGATGTAGCCATAAATAATGATCAACTGGCCGACGTAATGCATAGGCAAAATAGCTTTCTCCTTCAATTTGATCAACAACAACTTCTACATAGTCACCTATATTGAAAAATGCGCGACAAAAAACTCCCTCAATCACTTTATCACCCAATTTAAAACAAAAATATTGTTCAATGTTTAGAATAGGAGAATTGTCATCTCTCCTCGCTAAGATAGCTTTCATATAACTATTTTCATTAAAAACCTTATCTAAATGACCGATTGAAGATACATTAAAATCTGGGCGATTAGCCAAAGTGCGAGCTTGAATAAAATTTTGATAGCTATCATATAGTTCAAGATCAGTGATATAACCGGTAATGACTTGATAGTATCTACTATTTGATGTTAAGTTAGATTGCATTATATACATTCCTTATATTTTTCTATTATTTAATCAATAACATTCAGCCGATCAGGTAAAATTGGAGTTTGGCAATAATAATAAAACCCACTTTTAAATAATTTCAATTTTTTAAAATCTGGTGCTTTTGGCTCACTAATCTTTTTAGGAGCATTAATATGATGTAATGTCTTAAACCATCTGGCTTCTTTTTCGATATCATGTTGCAAGGTACAATAACCTAAACAGCTAAAACCTGATTGCCAAAAAGAAATATTCACCGCCCATTACTCAAAATATATAAATAAACGCAATTACCCAGCTCCAACAGCTATATTTAACGACATTAAGATAATCATTCAATTAAGTATCATAAAAAACAACTGATAAAAAATAGGATAACGCTGGCAACAATAAATATTACAGTCATAATAAAATTAAGTTTGAGAGTTATTATCGTCGATATTTCAATAATAAAAGAACTATTAAAGCATGTTGTTGCAAAATACGAACCACATAACACTCATAAATCTCGTTTTTTAGAGAGTTTTTTACTTCTTATCAACATGATCACCTTTTTTAAAGATAATTTGTCTAAACAGTCCGTCTACTAAATGATTACCGATAAAACAGCAAAAGTATTTCTCTTTTAAACAAGGTCTTTTACAAAAAAAATAACAGAACAAAAGCAAAAATTGAGGGACAACAATAAAAGTTGTTTTTCATCAATTTCTACCTTTCTTAGCTGACTGATCATCCACCTAAATAATCAAAAATCAGTTTTCATTGGTAACATAATGACTTAATAATTAAAATTGAAATAATTTTATACTACGTTTACCTTTAAGTCATTGTTAAACATAACATATAAAAATATAGATAAAAAAAGACCTACTGTGTTTTTTCAGGTTATATTAATTAACTTATTTATAAATTAATCTATTATTATCTTTACTTATTCTTTATTCTGTTTGAATATATAATGATTTTTTGCCGATAAAACCGTCAAATGGAGGTTGTAATGATTACCCATATTAGCCCATTAGGATCAATGGACTTACTTGCTCAAGCAGAAGTTGATATTTTAAAAAAATCAGCCAATAGTGATCTGTATCAGTTGTTTAGAAACTGTTCTTTAGCAACACTCAATGCAGGCAGTAAAACCGATAATACTAAAGATCTATTAGATAGATTCCAATCTTTTGAAATTAATGTTATCAGCAAAGAACGAGGGGTTAAGTTAGAGCTTATTGATGCGCCTGAAAGTGCATTTGTTGATAAACGAATCATTCGCTCAATTCAAGCTAATCTATTTGCGGTTTTACGTGATATTCTTTTTTTAAATAGCCAAATAGTTGCAATAAAACATTTGGTTCCAAATGACAAACTCGAAAAAGAACATTCCTATTACATCACCAACCTTGTTTTTTCTATTTTACGTAATGCTAATGCACTCCATGTTGGTGAAGAACCGAATCTTATTGTTTGTTGGGGTGGACATTCAATTAATGAAAGTGAATATTATTACGCTCGCCAAGTTGGTATGCAACTTGGGCTACGTGAACTCAATATTTGTACTGGCTGTGGTCCTGGTATTATGGAAGCACCAATGAAAGGTGCGGCTGTTGGTCATGCACAACAGCGTTATAAAGATAGTCGATTTATTGGTATGACCGAACCTTCTATTATTGCCGCTGAGCCACCAAATGCTTTAGTAAATGAACTAATTATTATGCCGGATATTGAAAAACGTCTTGAAGCTTTTGTAAGAATGGCACACGGTATTATTATATTTCCGGGTGGGCCGGGAACGGCTGAAGAGTTACTCTATATTCTTGGTATTATGTTGAATCCAGCTAATAAAAACCAAACTCTTCCACTGATTTTAACTGGCCCTAAAGAGTGTGAAAGCTATTTTGCTGCCATTGATGATTTTATACGTAATACATTAGGTGAAGAAGCAACCAAGCTTTATCAAATTGTAATCGACTCACCTGAAAAAGTTGCTCGTATTATGAAAGATGGCGTAAAACATGTAAAATCTTCGCGCTTAAAAACGGGTGATGCCTATGGTTTTAACTGGCTATTAAAAATTGATGAATCCCTTCAACGCCCTTTTGAACCACTGCATGAAAACATGGCAGCATTAAATCTGCATAGAAATCAACCTGTCGAATTACTGGCAGCCGATTTACGCCGAGCGTTCTCGGGTATTGTTGCTGGTAATGTAAAAGAATTTGGGATGAAACAAATTGCCGAACATGGTCGATATAAATTACAAGGTGATCCTGAAATTATGAAACAACTCGATAATTTATTAAGAAGCTTTGTAAAACAAGATCGTATGAAATTACCGGGAGGAACCGCTTACCAACCATGTTATGAGATTTGTTATTAACAGAAAGTCCAAACACATCTTTTATAATATTCCGCCGAAAATCGAATCGGCGGAAAAATCTTTATTAAACGTATTTTTAAAAGTCACTCAAGATATCTAAAGCTTCTGACACTTTCTTCACTGCAAAAATCTGCATATTGTCAGGTTTCTTTTTCGGCATATTGGCAATTGGCACAATCGCTTTTTTAAAACCATGTTTAGCGGCCTCAGAAATTCTCTCTTGCCCACTTGGTACTGGGCGAATTTCACCACCTAAGCCAATTTCACCAAAAATCACGACATCTTGCGGTAAAGGACGATTACGAAAACTTGATACTAATGCAGCAATCAAGGCTAAATCAGCACTAGTTTCGGTAACTTTTACACCTCCGACAACATTAACAAAGATATCTTGATCGGCCATTTGTAACCCACCATGACGGTGCAAGACAGCCAATAATAACGCTAATCTATTTTGGTCAAGTCCAACGGTAACACGTCTAGGATTACCATATATAGAGTGATCAACTAAAGCTTGAATCTCAACCAACAGTGGGCGCGTGCCTTCCCAAAGTACCATAACAGAACTGCCAGGCAACATCTCATCACCGCGACTTAAGAATATCGCCGATGGATTACTGACCTCTTTTAAACCTTGTTCTGTCATGGCAAATACACCCAGTTCATTTACTGCACCAAAACGGTTTTTATGGCTACGTAGTGTTCTAAAACGAGAATCGGCATCGCCATCTAATAAAATAGAACAGTCAATACAGTGCTCAAGAACTTTTGGACCTGCTAGTGAGCCATCTTTAGTCACATGTCCAACCATAATAATGGCAATCCCTTTCGTTTTGGCAAAGCGTGTCAAATAGGCTGCGGTTTCTCGCACTTGTGCAACACTACCTGGTGAAGATTGTATATCGGCAAGGTGCATCACTTGAATAGAGTCGATGACCATAAGTTTAGGTTGTGACTGTTCAGCCAGCAGACAAATTTGTTCAATACTGGTTTCAGATAACATATTAATATTATCGGTTGGTAAACCTAAACGATGTGCTCGCATAGCAACTTGTTGCAGTGATTCTTCACCTGTTACATACAAGGTATTCATTTGGGCTGATAGTTTACTCATGGTTTGTAGCAATAAAGTACTTTTACCGGCACCTGGGTTACCACCAATTAATATGGCACTACCCGGTACAACTCCGCCACCTAATACGCGATCGAATTCAGAAAATCCAGTTGAAAATCTTGGTAAGGCTTCTAAACTGATTTCCGATAGTTTTTGAATTTTAGCTTGACCTGCCCCACCCGCATAACCTGTTAATCTATCATTACGTGATGAAGTACTGGCTAACCTAACTTCAGTAATCGTGTTCCAAGCGTGACACGCACTACATTGCCCCTGCCAACGCGGATAATCTGCACCACAATCATTGCACACATAAGCACGTTTAACGGATTTTGCCAAATTATTCTCCTAACCTTCACTTAATAAACTGGTGGATAAAATACACCATAGACCAGTCAAATCTGCATAATTAATACTAATTCTCGCCTTTTCAACAACTTTGGGTTTACCATGATAAGCCACACCAAGACCTGCAATACGAATCATCATTAAATCATTTGCCCCATCACCAATTGCTACGGTTTGCTCGATTGGAATATCAAGCGAGGCAGCTAATTGCTGCAGTGTTCTTGCTTTGTATTTAGCATCAACAATATCACCAATCACTTTACCGGTTAATTTTTCATTTTTAATTTCTAATTGATTTGCATAAACATCAACTAATTTTAGTTTTTGTTTGAGATGATCAGCAAAATAGGTAAAGCCCCCAGAGGCAATGGCAACATGCCAATTTTTTTTGTACAACTCGCGAACTAAATAAGTTAGACCTGGCGTAAGTGGTAGCTTATCTTTCACTTCTTGTAAGATGCTTTGATGAGCACCTTTTAATGTCGCAACTCTTTTACGTAAACTCGTTGAAAAGTCAAGCTCTCCGCGCATAGCTTGTTCAGTAACGGCGGCAACTTGCTCCCCAACCCCATGCAGTTTGGCTAATTCATCAATGCATTCAATACCGATTGCAGTTGAGTCCATATCCATGACAAGTAAACCAGGAGAATGCAACGTAGGTAAATTATCAATGGGTGCAACATCAATACCTAAAGTAAGTGAAATAGGTTTAGCTTTTTTAGGCATCACCCCAGCAATACGAACAATTTGATAGGTTTTAATTTT
The sequence above is drawn from the Gilliamella apicola genome and encodes:
- the ppnN gene encoding nucleotide 5'-monophosphate nucleosidase PpnN, which codes for MITHISPLGSMDLLAQAEVDILKKSANSDLYQLFRNCSLATLNAGSKTDNTKDLLDRFQSFEINVISKERGVKLELIDAPESAFVDKRIIRSIQANLFAVLRDILFLNSQIVAIKHLVPNDKLEKEHSYYITNLVFSILRNANALHVGEEPNLIVCWGGHSINESEYYYARQVGMQLGLRELNICTGCGPGIMEAPMKGAAVGHAQQRYKDSRFIGMTEPSIIAAEPPNALVNELIIMPDIEKRLEAFVRMAHGIIIFPGGPGTAEELLYILGIMLNPANKNQTLPLILTGPKECESYFAAIDDFIRNTLGEEATKLYQIVIDSPEKVARIMKDGVKHVKSSRLKTGDAYGFNWLLKIDESLQRPFEPLHENMAALNLHRNQPVELLAADLRRAFSGIVAGNVKEFGMKQIAEHGRYKLQGDPEIMKQLDNLLRSFVKQDRMKLPGGTAYQPCYEICY
- the moaA gene encoding GTP 3',8-cyclase MoaA, which produces MQLVDNYQRRFQYLRLSITELCNFQCQYCLPNGYRPNKTHTFLSLNEIDNVVSTFTELGVHKIRLTGGEPTLRRDFVDILSIISSYSRVKELAITTNGSRLLKNIAHWQQAGLNAINISIDSLSPHLFKLITGQDKLKELMQCVEKSLEVGIKKVKINTVLMKNMNDNLDDYLLWIKHRPVELRFIELMETGDSNDVFKRYHTAGSIIESQLIAQGWQLQPKMPLSGPAKVYVHNDYQGKIGLIMPYSKDFCKSCNRLRVSSVGKLHYCLFGDAAVDLRDLLVSPEQKTQLKTRIFASLMVKPEKHLLHEHHVGITPNLSYIGG
- the gluQRS gene encoding tRNA glutamyl-Q(34) synthetase GluQRS gives rise to the protein MQYIGRFAPSPSGPLHFGSLVTALGSYLQAKSCFGKWLVRIEDIDPPREVKGASSLILKTLEALHLYWDDEILYQSNCSERYQAVLQSLLNKQQAYYCNCTRQRIHNLANKIYDGFCRNRLLSVKDKDQLAIRIKQNHPVLTFTDKIRGEQTAQLADALEDFIIHRKNGLFAYNLVVVLDDHEQGITEIVRGADLLTVTVKQISLYQLLGFCTPTYCHLPLVLDKNGNKLSKQNHACPIDLNNLKALTVQALQFLGQKVPKDWQDATQQQLLDWAIQHWQLTNVPKQNIQLATNIG
- the serB gene encoding phosphoserine phosphatase, with product MAYTLTYNDLPENIQNWQGLPLSLNGCEVVPLDYNAGKTGWIIYGKKLNKTILSTFQNKLAMPMVIVSSWKIKTYQIVRIAGVMPKKAKPISLTLGIDVAPIDNLPTLHSPGLLVMDMDSTAIGIECIDELAKLHGVGEQVAAVTEQAMRGELDFSTSLRKRVATLKGAHQSILQEVKDKLPLTPGLTYLVRELYKKNWHVAIASGGFTYFADHLKQKLKLVDVYANQLEIKNEKLTGKVIGDIVDAKYKARTLQQLAASLDIPIEQTVAIGDGANDLMMIRIAGLGVAYHGKPKVVEKARISINYADLTGLWCILSTSLLSEG
- the radA gene encoding DNA repair protein RadA — translated: MAKSVKRAYVCNDCGADYPRWQGQCSACHAWNTITEVRLASTSSRNDRLTGYAGGAGQAKIQKLSEISLEALPRFSTGFSEFDRVLGGGVVPGSAILIGGNPGAGKSTLLLQTMSKLSAQMNTLYVTGEESLQQVAMRAHRLGLPTDNINMLSETSIEQICLLAEQSQPKLMVIDSIQVMHLADIQSSPGSVAQVRETAAYLTRFAKTKGIAIIMVGHVTKDGSLAGPKVLEHCIDCSILLDGDADSRFRTLRSHKNRFGAVNELGVFAMTEQGLKEVSNPSAIFLSRGDEMLPGSSVMVLWEGTRPLLVEIQALVDHSIYGNPRRVTVGLDQNRLALLLAVLHRHGGLQMADQDIFVNVVGGVKVTETSADLALIAALVSSFRNRPLPQDVVIFGEIGLGGEIRPVPSGQERISEAAKHGFKKAIVPIANMPKKKPDNMQIFAVKKVSEALDILSDF